DNA from Aphis gossypii isolate Hap1 chromosome 3, ASM2018417v2, whole genome shotgun sequence:
ttgtaaaatgaaaaaaaattaatgaaactcAAGCTactttaggtattaaaattatataaaatgaaatcacAGATGTCTATAGACATTGAGAAACAAAGAAATatgctataaattatgatattaaactaggtactttttttttttccgggTTGAAATCGACGACCGGGAGGGGACCGCTTTCGCATTGCTTCCTCTCGGAAAGGTACTTAgagaataatatgtacatttaattatttagtatatttcatACTAGTTGATtccaattttcaagtattaaattatattatgtacttggaTATTTCACCGACCATTCGGCCCAACCGCCTGTGTAATTAAATAACCTGTAATGTCAAAATAGATTAAGTATGCTGTATAATACATCAGTATTAGAATAGATCAATAGAATGTAAGTAAATGAACATTTCCTCCTCCCTTCCATATACTATTTTCGATGCGATATTACGCTTTTCaccagtttatttttaacaatttatttgaatgtacgaaattatttttttaatctaatattaaattttgtcttAACAGAAAAACAGAATAAATTTCCAAATATTACCAATtcccaaatattattatataatacgtccataaatataattataatagatgtatcataatatgtatcatgtatttttttatagtctaAGGATTTGATGGGGATTTTAGACAAAATGTTACATGCAATTACAACATATTACAATGTTACCTTACCTTTTTCTAGTACCATAATATGTCCATATTACGATGAGTTTTTATAAcctacttgtataataataataattattatttatataatttattctattttatttaatatacacattaagacaaaattagaaattagttaaaaacaaataatttcatattcaaataatttttttttaaaaaatggtggGAAAATGTCTgcgttataaatgtaatattagcAGAAATGTTTTTTACACCGAAATTAGCTGGGAGATAAATTGTCTCTAATCTTATCGTTGTCCAAACAAGATTTGATtcgtaaaataggtataaaaaatgtaaacaatattgcactttttaacttttaaaaacctCTCGTGCTCATACGTGTATGATACAAATAAACTGcagtttatacaattatgttaacataatagagatatttactttttataatttagtttgaaaGCGATTTCAGCTGCACGGCGACTTCTATTTCCCCGGGCACAGGAGAATACGATTTCGCTACTATCTTTGTCAGGTTTGGGCACTTGGTATTTTTTCTCAAATACTTCAGCGGACaaatttaaatcgttttcCAACTCGCCGACTGAAATaacaatcaatttaaaattttgttcaaaCCCAATCGTACCACCTCCCACAGATGGAGTATTATTCTATGCGGTCCCCCATATTAAAACACCGTGttagtagataatatatcataaactaatttaaaaatgattaaataggtCACTACTCAGTACTCATTTTAGGATAGGCATCACGAATTTTGATATCTTAATTATTCATGGTCCATAAAAGATCATaccaatcaataattattatctatactacaacaataattagtaaaatattaattattatatacaa
Protein-coding regions in this window:
- the LOC114133126 gene encoding rhodanese domain-containing protein CG4456-like, which gives rise to MSVYENVDYDGLLAKMDQKSFVIDVRERHELAATGSLPNSINVPLGELENDLNLSAEVFEKKYQVPKPDKDSSEIVFSCARGNRSRRAAEIAFKLNYKKLFNYTGGWAEWSVKYPST